A genomic region of Fluviispira vulneris contains the following coding sequences:
- a CDS encoding Hsp33 family molecular chaperone HslO, with the protein MFQDYLFFAVDTKVQYCYRMLHMSNLIQEVKKIHSLNNPRALLLSDSMLGCVLLSSVLDYEERINLRIQCAGDFTIGAETTFQAETKGYIECASDTPIVQSLDKGENSFSELQVRSLRSQRNNSNLSEGFTLSKTNSIENALNEHLLSSFQMNTKLQLSSWIDEKSGEIYAFGVIYQELPGISEEVSEKLRNHIDQLPSMRDLFLENNDPDILAQKLIPDDLKPIKSINPKLVCSCSQEKVEGVLVTLPMDELKDIINKSESVEMKCHYCSTNYQVPFEKVMQMFASRNYTQDNSSEIN; encoded by the coding sequence ATGTTTCAAGATTATTTATTTTTTGCTGTGGATACTAAAGTGCAGTATTGCTATCGTATGCTACATATGAGCAATTTAATACAAGAAGTTAAAAAAATTCATAGCTTAAATAACCCAAGAGCTCTTCTTCTTTCCGATTCTATGCTTGGATGTGTTTTGCTTTCCTCTGTTCTTGACTATGAAGAGCGCATTAACCTGAGAATACAATGTGCTGGGGATTTTACAATTGGTGCAGAAACAACTTTCCAAGCAGAAACAAAGGGTTATATAGAGTGTGCGTCTGACACTCCTATCGTTCAAAGCCTTGATAAGGGCGAAAACAGTTTCTCTGAATTACAAGTGCGCTCATTGCGATCGCAACGGAATAATTCGAATCTTTCAGAGGGGTTTACTCTTTCAAAAACAAACTCTATTGAAAATGCTTTGAATGAGCATTTGCTATCTAGCTTTCAAATGAATACCAAATTACAGTTGAGCAGCTGGATTGATGAGAAAAGTGGCGAAATCTATGCTTTTGGAGTTATTTATCAAGAGTTGCCAGGCATTTCTGAAGAAGTATCAGAGAAATTAAGAAATCATATAGATCAATTACCGTCTATGCGTGATTTGTTTTTAGAAAATAATGATCCAGATATTTTAGCACAAAAATTGATCCCCGATGACTTAAAGCCAATTAAAAGTATCAATCCAAAACTTGTCTGCAGCTGCTCGCAGGAAAAAGTAGAAGGTGTACTTGTAACCTTACCAATGGATGAGTTAAAAGATATTATTAATAAATCTGAAAGTGTAGAAATGAAATGTCATTATTGCAGTACAAATTATCAAGTTCCTTTTGAAAAAGTAATGCAAATGTTTGCTAGTAGAAATTACACCCAAGACAATTCATCTGAAATAAATTAA
- a CDS encoding leucine-rich repeat domain-containing protein has translation MKRNGFILSSSALLAIVYSNSAFAAEYKVEEFKKNVIYLDPNTQTQAEILKTFPITVKDLINNSNNLAAKSIKFKSDESQLTDYFKKEFCRKVKFKIENGHFQIISAPNTISTMMTCYYKASSTDPNVVLTSKQKSLEIKFNYDFDTWRNLIKKDIYGREYYLTSTKFAKYIHSKINSGENINYSKEILLDGSDLWESENNSIIEKERTGDWDQGSLSYNGDTNLDMSAIYQSKMFPNLEKLTIKNFKIVYHDSNPFAFPKSLSLKHLIYSRNKFNEVKKDSFRRIKNLENLDLRGNYIRKIEDNSFEKLESLKQLNLDHNELSEVSSKTFAGLKSLQELNLSNNSGEKSAQFELRGSPKLPKLEKLSITRSHVGKIDKEFFQSMPLLAHLNLEINALTEIPENIFVKNHSLKEVNLSRNRIQNISSLGNTNIVDLNLSTNKIESLDDSFFNSIQNIEVLNLSQNSIHSINKSHLSPELKVVNLGNNKLTSIPNALSNNLEDLTISINKIEQLNGNELAQYFNLKSLNLFDNQIKEIPSEAFKTQSKLIKLTLAKNKFTEVPTTSFQYLASLETLDLSNNSLQSINQNSFDGLNSLKNLFINHNEVPLAFNINHNIRLDSISILYSLRENEVNRVKKLFEGTPKITIHNEYDY, from the coding sequence ATGAAGAGAAATGGATTTATCTTATCAAGCTCCGCCCTTTTAGCAATTGTTTATAGCAATTCTGCATTTGCAGCAGAATACAAAGTTGAAGAATTCAAAAAAAATGTAATTTACCTTGATCCCAATACACAGACTCAAGCAGAGATTTTAAAAACTTTCCCAATTACTGTAAAAGATTTAATTAATAATTCAAATAATCTTGCTGCAAAATCAATAAAATTTAAATCTGATGAAAGTCAATTGACAGATTACTTTAAAAAAGAATTTTGCAGAAAAGTTAAATTTAAAATTGAAAATGGTCATTTTCAAATTATATCCGCACCAAACACTATCAGTACAATGATGACTTGCTACTATAAAGCAAGTTCAACCGATCCGAATGTTGTCTTAACATCTAAGCAAAAAAGTCTAGAAATAAAATTTAACTATGACTTTGATACATGGCGCAATTTAATAAAAAAAGATATATATGGTAGAGAATATTATCTAACATCTACTAAATTTGCAAAATATATTCACTCAAAAATTAATTCTGGGGAAAACATTAACTATTCCAAAGAAATTCTTCTTGATGGTTCTGATCTTTGGGAAAGTGAAAATAATAGTATAATTGAAAAAGAAAGAACCGGAGATTGGGATCAAGGTTCTTTATCATATAATGGTGATACAAATCTAGATATGAGTGCCATTTATCAAAGTAAAATGTTCCCAAATTTAGAAAAATTAACTATCAAAAATTTCAAAATAGTTTATCATGATTCAAATCCCTTTGCTTTTCCAAAATCTCTTTCATTAAAGCATCTAATTTATTCTCGCAATAAATTCAATGAAGTAAAAAAAGACTCATTTAGAAGAATTAAAAATCTCGAAAACCTTGATCTTAGAGGAAACTATATAAGAAAAATTGAAGATAATTCATTTGAAAAACTTGAAAGTCTTAAGCAATTAAATCTTGATCACAATGAGCTTAGTGAAGTATCAAGCAAAACATTTGCAGGACTTAAAAGTTTACAAGAACTCAATTTATCTAATAATAGTGGGGAAAAATCAGCTCAATTTGAGCTCAGAGGTAGTCCAAAACTGCCAAAATTAGAAAAACTATCAATCACACGCAGTCATGTCGGCAAAATTGATAAAGAATTCTTTCAATCAATGCCATTGCTTGCTCATCTTAATCTTGAGATAAATGCTTTAACAGAAATTCCAGAAAATATTTTCGTGAAAAATCATTCATTAAAAGAAGTTAATTTAAGTCGAAATAGAATTCAAAATATTTCATCTTTAGGCAACACAAATATCGTAGATTTGAATTTAAGTACAAATAAAATAGAATCATTAGATGACTCGTTCTTTAATAGCATTCAAAATATTGAAGTTCTCAACCTTTCTCAGAACTCTATTCATTCTATTAATAAATCACATTTATCTCCAGAATTAAAAGTTGTGAATTTAGGGAATAATAAATTGACATCTATTCCAAACGCGCTCTCGAATAACTTAGAAGATCTTACCATCTCTATAAATAAAATTGAACAGTTAAATGGCAATGAACTTGCTCAATATTTCAATCTTAAATCATTAAATTTATTTGACAATCAAATCAAAGAGATTCCAAGTGAAGCTTTTAAAACTCAAAGCAAACTTATAAAACTTACTCTAGCTAAAAATAAATTTACAGAAGTTCCCACAACCTCATTTCAATATTTAGCGAGCCTAGAAACTTTAGATCTCTCTAACAACTCTCTTCAGAGCATAAATCAAAATTCTTTTGATGGATTGAACAGTTTAAAAAATTTATTTATAAACCACAATGAAGTACCGTTAGCATTTAATATCAATCATAATATTAGACTTGATTCTATTTCTATCCTATATTCATTAAGGGAAAATGAAGTAAACAGAGTAAAAAAATTATTTGAAGGCACTCCCAAAATCACAATTCACAATGAATACGATTATTAA
- the ahcY gene encoding adenosylhomocysteinase — MDYKVKDISLAELGRKQIEIAEKEMPGLMTLRERYGHSKPLKGARIAGSLHMTVETAVLIETLGVLGAEVRWSSCNIFSTVDAAAAAIAKTGVPVFAWKGETEEEYIWCIEQSLKFPNGNGPNMLLDDGGDLTSLVHKKFPQLLKDIKGVSEETTTGVHHLHQMVKKGELKIPAININDSVTKSKFDNLYGCRESLPDGIKRATDVMIAGKTVVVAGYGDVGKGCAHAMRHHGARVLITEIDPINSLQAAMEGYQIVTMDEVVKDAHIFVTATGCCDIITAAHMAKMRDQAIVCNIGHFDVEIDVAGLKATKGIKHINIKPQVDKYQFPDGHEIILLAEGRLVNLGCATGHPAFVMSTSFTNQVLAQIELWQNHGQYKIDVYTLPKKLDEEVARLHLEKLGVKLTKLTNKQAEYLSIPVDGPYKPDSYRY; from the coding sequence ATGGATTATAAAGTAAAAGATATATCACTTGCCGAATTAGGCAGAAAACAAATTGAAATTGCTGAAAAAGAAATGCCTGGCCTTATGACTCTGAGAGAGCGTTATGGTCATTCTAAACCGCTCAAAGGTGCTCGCATTGCAGGCAGCTTGCACATGACAGTAGAAACTGCTGTGTTAATAGAAACTTTAGGAGTTCTTGGAGCAGAAGTACGTTGGTCCAGCTGTAATATCTTTTCTACAGTTGACGCTGCTGCGGCTGCTATAGCAAAAACAGGTGTGCCTGTCTTTGCATGGAAAGGTGAAACAGAAGAAGAATACATTTGGTGTATCGAACAATCATTAAAATTTCCAAATGGCAATGGACCAAATATGTTACTTGATGATGGTGGAGATCTCACCTCTTTAGTGCACAAAAAATTTCCACAGCTTCTAAAAGATATCAAAGGGGTTTCTGAAGAAACAACAACAGGTGTTCATCATTTACACCAAATGGTAAAAAAAGGTGAACTCAAAATACCAGCAATTAATATCAATGACAGCGTAACAAAGAGCAAATTCGACAATCTTTATGGATGTCGAGAGTCATTACCTGATGGTATCAAACGTGCAACAGATGTAATGATTGCTGGTAAAACCGTTGTTGTTGCTGGCTATGGTGATGTTGGAAAGGGTTGTGCACACGCAATGAGACATCATGGTGCACGTGTGTTGATTACTGAAATCGATCCTATTAATTCACTACAAGCTGCAATGGAAGGTTATCAAATTGTCACAATGGATGAAGTTGTAAAAGACGCACATATTTTTGTCACAGCGACAGGCTGTTGTGATATTATTACTGCGGCGCACATGGCTAAAATGCGTGACCAAGCTATTGTTTGTAACATTGGACATTTTGATGTGGAAATCGATGTTGCTGGTCTCAAGGCAACAAAAGGAATCAAACATATAAATATCAAACCACAAGTAGATAAATATCAATTCCCAGATGGACACGAAATTATTCTATTAGCAGAAGGCCGTCTTGTTAACTTAGGATGTGCAACTGGACATCCAGCTTTTGTCATGAGTACTAGCTTTACGAATCAAGTATTGGCACAAATCGAATTGTGGCAAAATCATGGTCAGTATAAAATAGATGTTTATACCTTACCTAAAAAACTCGATGAAGAAGTTGCGAGATTGCATTTAGAAAAACTAGGAGTTAAATTAACAAAACTCACTAATAAACAAGCAGAATATTTAAGTATACCAGTTGACGGGCCTTATAAACCTGACTCTTATAGATATTAA
- a CDS encoding glycosyltransferase family 9 protein has protein sequence MKEDSYKRILLSRTDNIGDVILTLPMAGIIKSQIPNTKILFLGKKYTKPIIDCCEFIDEFYDWDEVKKNNEQIDCDTIIHVFPNKEIAKYFYKLKTKKRVGTNRRVFHWIYCNKKANLSRKNSQLHESQLNIKLLSSLNIYCEYNLEEIIGFYGFNKTQRLDNEYLKWIEKDKFNLILHPKSKGSAREWPPEKFVELANILDKRIYNIFISGTNAEKEFIENQIVKYAPHVKNIAGTLNLSQFISFIKECDGLIAASTGPLHIAAALGIHALGLYPPIKSMIPERWGPLGEKAEYLLATTENKNKLCIKNCNVLNVCACIKNLDAHSVLKIILKWDKKSPS, from the coding sequence ATGAAAGAAGATTCATACAAAAGAATCCTGCTTAGCAGAACTGATAATATTGGTGATGTTATTTTAACTTTACCAATGGCAGGAATCATCAAAAGTCAAATCCCAAACACAAAAATACTTTTCTTAGGAAAAAAATACACTAAACCAATTATAGATTGCTGTGAATTTATCGATGAATTTTATGATTGGGATGAAGTAAAAAAAAATAATGAGCAGATAGACTGCGACACAATAATTCATGTTTTTCCAAACAAAGAAATTGCAAAATACTTTTACAAATTAAAAACAAAGAAGCGAGTTGGAACAAATAGAAGAGTGTTTCATTGGATTTATTGCAATAAAAAAGCAAATCTCAGTCGCAAGAATTCTCAGCTTCATGAGTCTCAACTTAATATAAAACTTCTATCCTCACTAAATATATATTGCGAATACAATCTTGAAGAAATTATTGGTTTTTATGGATTTAATAAAACACAACGTTTAGATAACGAATATCTAAAATGGATTGAAAAAGATAAATTCAATTTAATTTTACACCCTAAGTCCAAAGGAAGTGCACGTGAATGGCCTCCAGAGAAGTTTGTTGAATTAGCCAATATTTTGGATAAGAGAATTTATAATATTTTTATTTCTGGGACGAATGCAGAAAAAGAATTTATTGAAAATCAAATCGTAAAATATGCTCCGCATGTAAAAAATATTGCTGGCACATTGAATTTATCTCAATTTATTTCATTTATAAAAGAATGTGATGGTTTAATAGCAGCTAGCACAGGCCCATTGCATATTGCTGCGGCTCTGGGGATTCATGCTCTTGGTTTATATCCACCTATTAAGTCAATGATTCCTGAACGTTGGGGGCCACTTGGCGAAAAAGCTGAGTATTTGTTAGCTACAACAGAAAATAAAAATAAGTTGTGCATAAAAAATTGTAATGTTTTAAACGTTTGTGCTTGTATCAAAAACTTGGATGCTCATTCTGTTTTAAAAATAATTCTTAAATGGGATAAAAAATCTCCTAGTTGA
- a CDS encoding glycosyltransferase family 2 protein → MEVKEIYEQYQKSQNYDISTFVPEPEKLTAIVITKNEEKNIARCLSSLDFVDEIVIVDSGSTDKTIEIAKTFSKVIVIQTKWYGFVENKRIAVEKAEHDWILWVDADEVVPIDLAKEWDERVAEGTFHETAGIDVARKTFFLNHWVKHSGWYPGRVTRFFHKKRAYFNDNILHEGVVAKQGYIVESFKTDLLHYSYTSIYQYFDKMNKYGFAGANEIKRKRKIVFLPQLFLQPMWTFFRFYFLKKGFLDGRIGLIVCIGAAFSNFIKYANYFFLKKYNYVEINEKE, encoded by the coding sequence ATGGAAGTAAAAGAAATCTACGAACAATATCAGAAAAGTCAAAACTATGACATATCAACATTTGTTCCAGAGCCTGAAAAGCTTACAGCGATTGTTATCACCAAAAATGAAGAGAAAAATATCGCAAGGTGTCTCTCCTCTTTGGATTTTGTTGATGAAATAGTTATCGTTGACTCAGGCAGCACAGATAAAACAATTGAAATTGCAAAAACATTTAGCAAAGTTATTGTCATTCAAACAAAGTGGTATGGTTTTGTTGAAAACAAACGAATTGCAGTCGAAAAAGCTGAACATGATTGGATTCTTTGGGTCGATGCTGACGAAGTTGTTCCTATAGATCTTGCAAAAGAATGGGATGAGCGTGTGGCAGAGGGAACTTTCCATGAAACTGCCGGAATTGATGTTGCGCGAAAAACTTTTTTCTTAAACCACTGGGTAAAGCATTCGGGCTGGTATCCAGGAAGGGTCACACGATTTTTCCATAAAAAACGAGCTTATTTTAATGATAATATTTTACATGAAGGTGTCGTAGCTAAACAAGGATATATAGTTGAAAGTTTTAAAACAGATCTTTTGCATTATTCATATACATCTATTTATCAATATTTTGATAAAATGAATAAATATGGATTTGCTGGAGCTAATGAAATTAAAAGAAAAAGAAAAATTGTTTTTCTACCACAATTATTTTTGCAACCAATGTGGACATTTTTCCGTTTTTATTTCTTAAAAAAAGGATTTCTTGATGGCCGTATTGGTCTAATTGTTTGTATCGGAGCAGCCTTTTCAAATTTCATAAAATATGCGAATTATTTTTTCCTAAAGAAATATAATTATGTAGAAATCAATGAAAAAGAATAA
- a CDS encoding isochorismatase family protein, protein MVISGMMTHMCIDTTTRAAYDFGFTCFLAHDAYATKDLSFEGKTVKAENVQTAYLAGLNGLFANVLSTHDLLLIL, encoded by the coding sequence TTGGTAATTTCCGGTATGATGACGCATATGTGCATTGATACGACAACTCGTGCAGCATATGATTTTGGTTTTACTTGTTTTTTAGCACATGATGCCTATGCAACGAAAGATCTTAGCTTTGAAGGAAAAACAGTTAAAGCTGAGAATGTTCAGACGGCGTACCTTGCTGGCTTAAATGGTTTGTTTGCAAATGTATTGTCAACTCATGATTTGCTATTAATACTTTAA
- a CDS encoding DMT family transporter — protein sequence MLFTFNKLFFKSLLLLVSLGLCWGTGFSIAKFAMESGVTPLGYSFWQSFGPAVFILLVTLLKEKKFPKFTFHHLLFYFICGLLGIVLPNITMYFSATHVPSGILGLIVNTSPIITYVLSIFFLLEKFSINRFLGIIIGFFGLVVLFYPKLTDFVDFSWMLFALLTPFFLASCTIFMVKLRPVHASSLALSAGMLLASSMMIAPITFITGNFHIIKFPIDLPNFFIIIEIILSSIGYVIFFELLKIAGPVYYSLVGCIVAMVGLFWGYIIFNETLNLTEWISIVLIVFSIYLVSMQKQKEHRIQSDAFN from the coding sequence ATGTTGTTCACTTTTAATAAATTGTTCTTTAAATCGCTTTTATTGCTTGTGAGTTTAGGTTTGTGTTGGGGGACTGGCTTTTCTATTGCTAAGTTTGCTATGGAAAGCGGAGTCACGCCGCTTGGCTATTCTTTTTGGCAAAGTTTTGGACCTGCAGTTTTTATTCTTTTAGTAACTTTATTGAAAGAAAAAAAGTTTCCAAAGTTTACTTTTCACCATTTATTGTTTTATTTTATATGTGGGTTGCTTGGTATTGTTTTGCCAAATATAACGATGTATTTTTCAGCAACTCATGTGCCATCGGGTATTTTAGGTTTGATTGTAAATACATCACCGATTATTACTTATGTATTATCTATATTTTTCCTTCTTGAGAAATTTTCTATCAATAGATTTCTTGGAATAATTATCGGATTTTTTGGCCTTGTAGTTCTTTTTTATCCTAAGTTAACAGATTTTGTCGATTTTAGCTGGATGTTATTTGCTTTATTAACACCTTTTTTCCTCGCATCATGCACTATTTTTATGGTAAAATTAAGACCTGTGCATGCATCGTCATTAGCTCTCAGTGCTGGAATGTTGTTGGCTTCCTCAATGATGATTGCACCAATAACTTTTATAACAGGTAATTTTCATATTATTAAATTTCCGATCGATCTTCCGAATTTTTTTATTATTATTGAGATAATATTATCCAGTATAGGTTATGTTATCTTTTTTGAATTATTAAAAATTGCAGGTCCTGTTTATTATAGTCTTGTTGGTTGTATAGTCGCTATGGTGGGATTATTTTGGGGATATATTATTTTTAATGAAACATTGAATCTTACAGAATGGATTTCAATCGTGTTGATAGTTTTCTCTATTTATTTGGTGTCTATGCAAAAACAAAAAGAGCATCGGATTCAATCCGATGCTTTTAATTAA
- a CDS encoding class I SAM-dependent methyltransferase translates to MQFNSINFKNRKWVSEVDTFAAKRLIYFLDEFDCFGDNEIKIVFDINCTFIDERIVLEALTYFKGSSVSLTFFSGIAGTIPEKITINAGDLEKIYCVPDQGIRSVNCNIGRPLRKKIFSALLKEFNGLEKLSFSPFTKLLKTERVRDICLTYGNLDKSVLKIEECPNCFSNCKTPLYTGEGNPITGFLDASHNVYHYCNNCTLVYLSLQVKKEDLWIFYTQDSYYRNAEKNTILNNWKVLNESSTSHYSNYIIGLNYLKPFGKAIDLGCGSGDFLSMTRAKYPFSTLIGVDFYIPQPVIDALGDLGISSVSMSLVDFVRQFDSEDKAQLITMWEVIEHLKLEDFKFILCQMKNILSEDGFLIFSTPDFFDEHSLSLDFWAMAPGEHLYVYNGRLLKDILNNYGFDCVSFERESVTTKLPNRWYEYAAQTNSTIAGRASAALIESMLSDNELREKFKTNNRKRKQGSELIIIAKLRSS, encoded by the coding sequence ATGCAATTTAATTCAATTAACTTTAAAAATCGTAAGTGGGTTTCTGAAGTCGATACCTTCGCAGCGAAACGTTTAATATACTTTCTTGATGAATTCGATTGTTTTGGAGACAATGAAATAAAAATAGTTTTCGACATTAATTGTACTTTTATTGATGAAAGAATAGTTCTTGAAGCCTTAACTTACTTCAAGGGTAGCTCAGTTTCGCTTACTTTTTTTTCAGGAATTGCTGGAACTATTCCTGAAAAAATTACGATTAACGCTGGAGATTTAGAAAAAATTTATTGTGTACCTGATCAAGGAATTAGAAGCGTTAATTGTAATATCGGAAGACCGTTAAGGAAAAAAATTTTTTCAGCATTATTAAAAGAATTCAATGGGTTAGAAAAACTTAGTTTTTCGCCTTTTACCAAACTACTTAAAACTGAAAGAGTGAGAGATATCTGTTTAACTTATGGTAATCTTGACAAGTCAGTATTAAAAATAGAGGAGTGTCCAAACTGTTTTTCAAACTGCAAAACCCCGTTGTATACAGGAGAGGGTAACCCTATAACTGGTTTTCTCGATGCATCACATAATGTGTATCACTATTGCAATAATTGCACACTAGTATACCTCAGCCTTCAAGTTAAAAAAGAAGATTTATGGATTTTTTATACTCAAGATTCTTACTACAGAAATGCGGAAAAAAATACAATTCTTAATAACTGGAAAGTTCTTAACGAAAGTTCAACATCACATTATAGCAATTATATTATAGGGCTAAATTATTTAAAGCCATTTGGCAAAGCTATAGACCTAGGTTGTGGTAGCGGCGACTTTCTCAGTATGACTCGAGCAAAATATCCTTTTTCAACTTTAATAGGAGTAGATTTTTATATTCCACAGCCTGTTATCGATGCTCTTGGAGATCTCGGAATCTCATCAGTGAGTATGTCCTTAGTTGACTTCGTACGCCAGTTTGATTCCGAGGATAAGGCACAGTTGATTACGATGTGGGAAGTTATTGAACATCTTAAACTTGAAGATTTCAAGTTTATTCTTTGTCAAATGAAAAATATTTTAAGCGAAGACGGGTTCCTAATATTTTCTACACCTGATTTTTTTGATGAACATTCCCTCAGCCTAGATTTTTGGGCAATGGCTCCTGGAGAACATTTGTATGTTTATAATGGTCGGTTACTAAAGGACATTCTAAATAATTATGGATTTGATTGTGTTAGTTTTGAAAGAGAATCAGTCACAACTAAACTTCCAAATAGATGGTACGAATATGCCGCTCAAACCAATTCAACAATCGCTGGTCGCGCCTCTGCTGCACTGATCGAATCTATGCTGAGTGATAACGAACTTCGGGAAAAATTTAAGACAAACAATAGAAAACGTAAACAGGGGAGTGAGCTGATAATTATTGCAAAACTTCGCAGTAGTTAG
- the galE gene encoding UDP-glucose 4-epimerase GalE, with amino-acid sequence MKVLVTGGAGYIGSTICSALEDAGHTPVILDSLVTGRIEFIRDRAFYLGDIADANLLKKIFIEHSDINYTIHCAALIIVSESVQKPYEYYRENVAKSNELFHNLKELGCHKIVFSSSAAIYDVVPNFMVNEESPLKPQSPYAKTKYMMEMILQDYCASFENFKAISLRYFNPIGADPKMRSGLYIENPSHVLGKLVDTAIGRIKEFQITGVEWPTRDGSGIRDYIHVWDLAQAHVKAIDNFDFAFLKREPKSKNFHIINLGTGRGVTVRELLREFENVFGREIPKKVAPSRPGDVAGSYANENTALDLLEWKAMLHINQGIEDSLKWNSIRGDIIKYKLNDRGNNF; translated from the coding sequence ATGAAAGTTCTCGTAACTGGGGGAGCAGGGTATATTGGAAGCACAATTTGTTCTGCATTAGAAGATGCGGGGCATACACCCGTAATTCTCGATTCCCTTGTCACAGGTCGAATTGAATTTATCAGGGATCGGGCGTTTTATTTAGGAGACATTGCAGATGCGAATCTTCTAAAAAAAATCTTTATCGAACACTCAGATATAAACTACACGATTCACTGCGCTGCACTTATTATTGTTTCAGAAAGTGTACAAAAACCTTATGAATACTATAGAGAAAATGTAGCTAAATCCAATGAGCTATTTCATAATTTAAAAGAACTTGGATGTCATAAAATTGTTTTTAGCTCTTCTGCAGCTATTTACGATGTCGTTCCGAATTTTATGGTCAATGAAGAATCACCTTTAAAGCCGCAAAGTCCATATGCAAAAACAAAGTATATGATGGAAATGATACTTCAGGATTATTGTGCATCTTTTGAGAATTTTAAAGCAATTTCTTTGAGGTATTTTAATCCAATTGGCGCAGATCCTAAAATGCGCTCGGGACTATATATTGAAAACCCATCTCATGTCTTAGGTAAATTGGTCGACACAGCAATTGGTAGAATCAAAGAATTTCAAATTACAGGAGTGGAATGGCCAACCCGAGACGGAAGTGGGATACGTGATTATATCCATGTTTGGGATCTTGCGCAGGCACATGTAAAAGCAATTGATAATTTTGACTTTGCTTTTTTAAAACGTGAGCCTAAATCAAAAAACTTTCACATAATTAATTTAGGTACGGGTCGAGGAGTGACAGTAAGAGAACTCTTAAGAGAATTTGAAAACGTATTTGGTCGAGAAATTCCAAAAAAAGTAGCCCCATCACGTCCAGGTGATGTTGCCGGATCCTATGCAAATGAAAATACTGCATTGGATTTGCTCGAATGGAAAGCTATGTTGCATATAAATCAAGGAATCGAAGACTCATTAAAATGGAACAGTATCCGCGGCGATATTATAAAGTATAAACTCAATGACAGAGGCAATAATTTTTAA
- the sfsA gene encoding DNA/RNA nuclease SfsA → MHLLNYSFPLVKCRFINRYKRFFVDVMLADNEVKTVHCANSGSMKSCLVENAPAYILDSQNPKRKLSHSLELLYLEDGYACLNTARANQFVEELLNRTVGKSKEQYFISSNFPYECFEKWQKVKREAVFTKETRFDFCLSSEKSDQKCWIEVKSVSMKLSDNTWLFPDAVTTRGQKHLTELMNAKQAGDEAWLFFVLMRGSEVDENILLNGFRAAHEIDAKYASLLEEAKNIGVKIALIIPKISVEGFSLRKFYCLN, encoded by the coding sequence ATGCATTTATTAAATTATTCTTTTCCGTTGGTAAAATGTAGATTTATTAATAGATATAAACGCTTTTTTGTTGATGTCATGTTAGCAGATAATGAAGTTAAAACAGTGCACTGTGCAAATAGTGGAAGTATGAAAAGCTGTCTAGTAGAAAATGCACCCGCATATATATTAGACTCACAAAATCCGAAACGTAAATTGAGCCATTCTTTAGAATTACTTTATTTAGAAGATGGTTATGCGTGTTTAAATACTGCAAGAGCGAATCAATTCGTCGAAGAATTATTAAATAGGACTGTTGGAAAAAGTAAAGAGCAGTATTTTATTTCTTCAAACTTCCCTTATGAGTGCTTTGAAAAATGGCAAAAAGTAAAACGTGAAGCTGTCTTTACAAAAGAAACACGCTTTGATTTTTGTCTATCTTCTGAAAAAAGTGATCAAAAATGCTGGATTGAAGTAAAAAGTGTGAGTATGAAATTAAGTGATAATACTTGGCTCTTTCCTGATGCTGTCACAACTCGGGGGCAAAAACACCTCACTGAACTCATGAATGCGAAACAAGCTGGCGATGAAGCATGGTTATTTTTCGTACTGATGCGTGGAAGTGAAGTAGATGAGAATATTCTTCTTAATGGTTTTCGTGCAGCTCATGAAATAGATGCAAAATACGCAAGTTTATTAGAAGAAGCAAAAAATATAGGAGTAAAAATTGCTCTTATTATTCCTAAAATTTCTGTTGAAGGTTTTTCTTTAAGGAAATTTTATTGCTTGAATTGA